In the Cellulomonas sp. C5510 genome, GGTCGCGTCGGGGTACTCCGACAGCACGACGGCGACATTCGTCCGCAGGGTCGACAGGTCCGCCTTAGCCGCGGACTCCTTCGCCTTGTTCTGCTGGTTGAGGTACAGCGGGACCGCGATCGCGGCCAGGATGCCGATGATGATGACCACGACGAGGAGCTCGACGAGGGTGAAGCCCTTCTCGCCGTCCTCGCGCTTGGCGAGCGCCTTGCGGACGTAACCGACCATGACACTTCCGATCTGCTTCAAAGGGATACCAGCACAGGCGCGAGGTGTTTCACGGAGAACCGCCCCGCATCACCTCACACCCACGTCATCGGCCCTGTGACCGACCGACTTGAGTGGTCCGCACAGGAGCGCGGGCGATTCACTCTTTGGAGCTACTGGATGAGCTCGAAGATCGAGAACATCGGCATGTAGAGGGCGACGATCATGCCACCGACGAGGCCACCGACGGTGACGATCATCAGTGGCTCGATGAGGCTGGTGAGCGACTCGGTGGTCTGCTCGACCTCCTGGTCGTAGAACTCCGAGATCTTGCTCAGCATCGTCTCCAGCGCTCCCGCGTCCTCCCCCACGGCGATCATCTGCGTGACCATCGGCGGGAAGACATCGTGGTGCAACAGGGGCTCCGCGAGGGACGAGCCGCGGCGCACGGACTCCCGCACATCCTTGACCGCGTGCTCGATCACCCAGTTGCCACTCGTCTGGCCCACGATGTCGAGCGCCTGGAGCAGCGGTACACCTGCAGCGATCATGGTGCCGAAGTTGCGGGTGAATCGGGACACTGCGATCTTCCGGATGAGTCCCCCGAAAACAGGAAGGCGCAGTTTGA is a window encoding:
- a CDS encoding prepilin-type N-terminal cleavage/methylation domain-containing protein; amino-acid sequence: MVGYVRKALAKREDGEKGFTLVELLVVVIIIGILAAIAVPLYLNQQNKAKESAAKADLSTLRTNVAVVLSEYPDATGIGFSAAGSNPVVITPSGVTGATATSVAVSDGVEFVSGTVDMAAGTFSISVSSANGKTFETDQAGSITES